Proteins found in one Lysinibacillus fusiformis genomic segment:
- the iolE gene encoding myo-inosose-2 dehydratase: protein MLSKENIKLGIAPIGWTNDDLPELGKEVTFEQCISEMALAGYTGCEIGNKFPKNPEILHSYLDIRGLQVASAWFSAYLTTAPYEETEQAFLKHCDFLHAMDAKVIVVSEQGKSIQGKLDVGVIRNKPVFNEEEWGLLTKGLEQLGKIAKKKGMRIVYHHHMGTGIQNVSEIDRLMAETDPDLVSLLFDCGHLYFAEQNYLEVLQKHGERIHHVHLKDVRAEVLQTVKENDLSFLEAVKAGVYTVPGDGNIDFEPIFQVLKEIDYKGWFVVEAEQDPAKANPFQYAKMARIYIGELTGL, encoded by the coding sequence ATGTTAAGTAAAGAAAATATTAAATTAGGTATCGCTCCAATTGGCTGGACTAATGATGATTTACCAGAGTTAGGGAAAGAAGTGACATTTGAACAATGTATTAGTGAAATGGCTTTAGCGGGATATACCGGCTGTGAAATAGGTAATAAATTTCCGAAAAATCCAGAAATTTTACATTCATATTTAGATATACGTGGTTTACAAGTAGCATCTGCTTGGTTTAGTGCATATTTAACGACTGCACCATATGAGGAAACAGAGCAGGCATTTTTAAAGCATTGTGATTTTCTACATGCTATGGACGCAAAGGTTATCGTTGTATCTGAGCAAGGTAAGAGCATTCAAGGCAAGCTGGATGTAGGTGTTATTCGTAATAAGCCTGTATTTAATGAAGAGGAATGGGGATTGCTTACTAAAGGGTTAGAGCAACTTGGTAAAATTGCCAAGAAAAAAGGCATGCGAATTGTTTATCACCATCATATGGGGACAGGTATTCAAAATGTATCAGAAATTGATCGCTTAATGGCAGAGACAGATCCAGACCTGGTATCACTATTATTTGACTGCGGTCATTTATATTTTGCAGAACAGAATTATTTAGAAGTATTACAAAAGCATGGAGAACGTATTCATCATGTGCATTTAAAGGATGTACGAGCTGAAGTTCTTCAGACGGTAAAAGAGAATGACTTAAGCTTTTTAGAGGCAGTAAAGGCAGGGGTGTATACTGTACCTGGCGATGGGAATATTGATTTTGAGCCAATTTTTCAAGTGTTAAAGGAGATTGATTATAAAGGCTGGTTTGTTGTAGAGGCTGAACAAGACCCTGCAAAGGCAAACCCATTCCAATATGCAAAAATGGCTCGCATCTATATTGGGGAATTAACAGGGTTATAA
- a CDS encoding DUF418 domain-containing protein produces MNPSVTQKERIISLDIIRGLALFGILFINVGAYQLLMEGAPMPDMSGINGVIDSLINIFIEKKFFSIFSFLFGVGFYIFASRAEARGDRPKWRFARRLFALLGIGIIHIFIFWGSILAIYAVIGFLLLPFYSAKVSTISKWLFTIITLHILALLGQMYMPTNAISSAIFGFLGNDAVAIFIMFLSGFLVAKADWIGHIGEHSQKIKRLLYGTFPFFIGFSLWIWFASQADDQQLQSIIGLGVVPTTYFYLSGLFILLEHKTIAKLLQPIGRVGQMAFTNYLAQSFIGTAIISLMGLEVVSSSEIVVIASITFLIQIIFSVIWFKFFTIGPFEKLWRYMTYGKKVVSKQS; encoded by the coding sequence ATGAATCCATCCGTTACACAAAAAGAACGAATCATTTCCTTAGATATTATACGAGGATTAGCGTTATTTGGTATTTTATTTATTAATGTAGGCGCCTATCAGCTTTTAATGGAGGGTGCACCAATGCCTGATATGAGTGGTATCAATGGGGTGATTGATTCACTTATTAATATTTTTATAGAAAAGAAATTTTTCTCTATCTTTTCATTCCTATTTGGGGTTGGTTTTTATATTTTTGCTTCACGTGCAGAAGCGCGTGGGGATAGACCGAAATGGCGCTTTGCAAGACGCTTATTTGCTTTATTGGGTATTGGTATTATTCATATTTTTATTTTTTGGGGCTCTATCCTAGCCATTTACGCAGTGATTGGATTTTTATTGCTCCCATTTTATTCGGCGAAGGTTTCAACTATTTCTAAATGGTTATTTACCATTATCACACTGCATATTCTTGCGCTATTAGGACAAATGTATATGCCGACTAATGCGATTTCGTCAGCTATTTTTGGCTTTTTAGGCAATGATGCCGTGGCCATCTTTATAATGTTTTTAAGTGGTTTCTTAGTCGCAAAAGCTGATTGGATTGGGCATATTGGGGAGCATAGTCAAAAAATAAAACGGCTGCTTTATGGTACTTTCCCTTTCTTTATTGGATTTTCACTATGGATTTGGTTTGCCTCACAAGCAGATGACCAACAGCTTCAATCTATTATTGGCTTAGGGGTTGTTCCGACAACATACTTTTATTTAAGTGGTTTATTTATTCTATTAGAACATAAAACAATAGCCAAGCTACTTCAGCCAATTGGACGTGTAGGGCAAATGGCCTTTACAAATTATTTGGCACAAAGCTTTATTGGAACAGCCATCATTTCATTAATGGGGTTAGAAGTAGTTTCATCATCAGAGATTGTAGTAATCGCGAGTATAACGTTTCTCATTCAAATAATCTTTAGTGTGATTTGGTTTAAATTCTTTACAATTGGACCATTTGAAAAATTATGGCGCTATATGACTTATGGTAAAAAAGTTGTGTCAAAGCAATCATAA
- the iolG gene encoding inositol 2-dehydrogenase, whose amino-acid sequence MINIGVIGAGRIGQLHIDNLVTMPTIRVKAVADVYIDNVREWAEQRNIEYITNEPMDIIQNPEIDAIFICSPTTTHSELIKAAARAKKHIFCEKPISFSTETTREALEVVKEEGVKLQVGFNRRFDTNFRTIQNQVANGAIGSTHTLRITSRDPQPPPIDYIKTSGGLFIDMMIHDFDMARYIMQSNVVEVHAKGAVLIDEKIGEAGDIDTAIVLLTFANGSIGTIENSRKAIYGYDQRLEVFGDKGALVTENNRPSNVTYFSEDGIMTDKPYHFFLERYTQAYISEIEQFVAAIVNDTEVVCSGNDGLQAELIAEAAKKSMETGQSVKIASLLEV is encoded by the coding sequence ATGATTAATATTGGAGTTATTGGAGCTGGCCGTATTGGACAACTCCATATTGATAATTTAGTTACAATGCCAACGATTAGGGTAAAGGCAGTTGCAGACGTATATATTGATAATGTTCGCGAATGGGCAGAGCAAAGAAATATTGAATATATTACAAATGAACCAATGGATATTATTCAAAATCCAGAAATTGATGCCATATTTATTTGTAGCCCAACGACTACACATAGTGAGTTAATTAAAGCTGCTGCACGTGCTAAAAAGCATATTTTCTGTGAAAAGCCTATTAGCTTTTCAACTGAAACAACGCGAGAAGCATTAGAGGTTGTTAAAGAAGAAGGCGTTAAGCTACAAGTAGGATTTAATCGTCGCTTTGACACCAACTTCCGTACAATTCAAAATCAAGTTGCAAACGGGGCGATTGGTTCTACGCATACGTTACGCATTACGTCACGTGACCCTCAGCCACCACCAATTGATTATATTAAAACTTCTGGCGGCCTATTTATCGATATGATGATCCATGATTTTGATATGGCTCGTTATATCATGCAGTCAAATGTTGTGGAAGTACATGCTAAGGGTGCTGTACTAATCGATGAAAAGATTGGTGAAGCTGGCGATATTGATACAGCAATTGTGTTATTAACATTTGCCAATGGAAGCATCGGAACAATTGAAAATAGTCGTAAAGCCATTTATGGGTATGATCAAAGATTAGAAGTATTTGGCGATAAAGGTGCGCTAGTTACTGAAAATAACCGCCCATCAAATGTTACCTATTTCAGTGAAGACGGTATCATGACAGACAAACCATATCACTTTTTCTTAGAACGTTATACACAAGCTTATATTTCTGAAATAGAGCAATTTGTAGCGGCCATTGTCAATGATACAGAAGTAGTCTGCTCAGGAAATGATGGATTACAAGCAGAACTGATTGCTGAAGCTGCAAAAAAATCAATGGAAACAGGTCAGTCAGTAAAAATTGCTTCTTTATTAGAAGTGTAA
- a CDS encoding Parvovirus coat protein VP1-like protein has product MNRNRKLGFCYPGYRYCGPGCSGPGAPTNEVDACCKLHDECYERHGSTKYCDELFQQCLRPHMNAPNKMARDARLFYRVFELRNRFF; this is encoded by the coding sequence ATGAATAGAAATCGCAAGCTCGGTTTTTGTTATCCTGGCTATCGATACTGTGGTCCTGGTTGCTCAGGACCAGGCGCCCCTACAAATGAAGTGGATGCTTGCTGTAAACTGCATGATGAATGCTATGAACGCCACGGTAGCACAAAATACTGTGATGAATTGTTTCAACAATGCCTCCGCCCCCATATGAACGCACCAAATAAAATGGCTAGAGATGCCAGACTGTTCTATCGTGTTTTCGAATTACGCAATCGTTTCTTTTAA
- a CDS encoding pyridoxamine 5'-phosphate oxidase family protein, translating to MMRGTIQNKRVEISQEEAQQYLKLGKVAHVATVDGEGFPYVIPFVYVYEGEDKLYLHIGNIRESHFWSNIKQNSKVCIEVSDMGDLHPGKKYACQSALVYQSVVLFGQIVRIEEESKKEWFFDALLEKYGNPEWTFEREGYPIMPKIELFEVQIEKLTGKINHGMYH from the coding sequence ATGATGAGAGGTACGATTCAAAACAAGCGTGTAGAAATTTCACAAGAGGAAGCACAACAATACTTGAAATTAGGAAAAGTGGCACATGTTGCAACTGTTGATGGGGAAGGTTTTCCTTATGTTATTCCGTTTGTCTATGTGTATGAGGGGGAGGACAAACTTTATTTGCATATTGGTAATATTCGAGAGAGTCATTTTTGGTCAAATATCAAACAAAATTCTAAAGTTTGTATAGAAGTGAGCGATATGGGCGATTTACATCCAGGCAAAAAATATGCTTGTCAATCAGCACTTGTTTATCAAAGTGTGGTGCTGTTTGGGCAGATCGTAAGAATTGAAGAGGAGTCAAAGAAAGAATGGTTCTTTGATGCGCTGCTAGAGAAATATGGCAATCCAGAATGGACATTTGAAAGAGAAGGCTATCCGATTATGCCAAAAATTGAGTTATTTGAAGTACAAATAGAAAAATTGACAGGGAAAATTAATCACGGCATGTATCACTAA
- a CDS encoding sugar phosphate isomerase/epimerase family protein, with protein sequence MSRDYGLCLWSFGDISLEEKCKLAKEIGVSGVEVQGDLTQNPGELATILAKYDLKVVSVTPDNVDISSENEEIRLKAVQYFLDLLSWAKELGASRICLHGDVGKIAGCGEVEKDWQLLIDSSKKVMEKADTLNIDVVFEVLNRYENHQIVTGQEALALIDAVNSPHLYVLLDAYHMNIEEANPIEVLKKVGSKLGMYHIADSNRQAIGNGHADLKGQIKALHEINYTGPIIMEMMAEGPNPFTAVKGEDYLQVLAGYYKTSLAKLKEWDN encoded by the coding sequence ATGAGCAGAGATTATGGTTTATGTTTATGGTCATTTGGAGATATTTCGCTTGAGGAAAAATGTAAATTAGCAAAGGAAATTGGTGTAAGTGGCGTAGAAGTTCAAGGAGATTTAACACAAAACCCGGGAGAATTGGCGACTATTTTAGCTAAATATGACTTGAAAGTAGTGTCAGTTACACCTGATAATGTAGATATTTCTAGTGAAAATGAAGAGATACGTTTAAAGGCAGTGCAATACTTTTTAGATTTATTAAGCTGGGCAAAAGAGTTAGGAGCAAGCCGTATTTGTTTGCATGGTGATGTAGGAAAAATAGCGGGATGTGGAGAGGTAGAGAAAGATTGGCAGCTCCTTATTGATAGCTCCAAAAAAGTGATGGAGAAGGCAGACACTTTAAATATTGACGTTGTATTTGAAGTGCTAAATCGTTATGAAAACCACCAAATTGTAACAGGACAAGAAGCTTTAGCATTAATTGATGCAGTAAATAGTCCTCATTTATATGTTTTATTAGATGCATACCATATGAATATTGAAGAAGCTAATCCTATCGAGGTCTTAAAAAAAGTAGGAAGCAAGTTAGGTATGTATCATATAGCAGATTCTAATCGTCAAGCAATTGGAAATGGTCATGCTGATCTAAAGGGACAAATCAAAGCTTTACATGAAATCAACTATACAGGGCCGATTATTATGGAGATGATGGCAGAGGGACCAAATCCTTTTACAGCCGTTAAAGGAGAAGACTATCTTCAAGTGCTGGCCGGTTATTATAAAACCTCATTAGCAAAGCTCAAAGAGTGGGATAATTAG
- a CDS encoding LacI family DNA-binding transcriptional regulator gives MKKSTIYDVAKKANVSIATVSKVVNNKGQISEKTRNHIKEVMEEMDYEPSIIAKALSGKKTKTLGVIVPNIANPFFGEITRALENKAREIEYAIIICSTYNQSEREEEYINLLLKKQVDGIIIATEQLDSDVLKKINKRNTPVLKFSVYADPNETASVTTNNYEGGYIAARYLLEKGHHHVGIIGDLSRDSEQKRIQGFCNYFEVHQSAVQQSKIISCNSELAEAKMAAEQLLVFEPHPTALFATTDFFAIVAINAALEKGLKVPEDLSVIGFDNTIYAQLCQPQLTTIEQPVEEMAQLAIYQLLKIIEEEKCAPFEQIVLAPKLIERQSVKSYNQD, from the coding sequence ATGAAAAAATCAACTATTTATGATGTGGCAAAAAAAGCGAATGTATCGATTGCTACTGTTTCAAAGGTAGTAAACAACAAAGGTCAAATCAGCGAAAAAACCCGTAATCATATTAAGGAAGTAATGGAAGAAATGGATTATGAGCCGAGCATTATTGCTAAAGCATTGTCAGGAAAAAAAACGAAAACGCTTGGTGTAATAGTACCGAATATAGCAAATCCCTTTTTTGGAGAAATTACGCGCGCTTTAGAAAATAAAGCGCGTGAAATTGAATATGCCATTATTATTTGTAGTACGTATAATCAGTCAGAAAGAGAAGAGGAATATATTAATTTACTGTTAAAGAAACAGGTAGACGGTATTATTATTGCAACAGAGCAGCTTGATAGTGATGTATTAAAAAAAATTAATAAGCGTAATACACCAGTGTTAAAGTTCTCTGTATATGCAGATCCGAATGAAACTGCCAGTGTGACAACTAATAATTACGAAGGTGGGTATATTGCAGCTCGTTATTTATTAGAAAAGGGACATCATCATGTGGGAATCATAGGTGATTTATCAAGGGATAGTGAACAAAAGCGTATTCAAGGCTTTTGTAACTATTTTGAGGTACATCAATCTGCTGTTCAACAGTCCAAGATTATTTCATGTAATTCTGAGTTAGCTGAAGCAAAGATGGCAGCTGAGCAATTGTTGGTTTTCGAGCCGCATCCAACCGCGTTGTTTGCGACAACGGACTTCTTCGCTATCGTTGCAATTAATGCAGCGTTAGAGAAAGGTCTAAAAGTGCCAGAGGATTTATCGGTTATTGGCTTTGATAATACCATTTATGCGCAGCTATGTCAGCCACAGCTTACAACCATTGAGCAGCCTGTCGAAGAAATGGCGCAGCTTGCGATCTATCAATTATTAAAAATTATTGAAGAAGAGAAATGTGCACCGTTTGAACAAATCGTTTTAGCGCCGAAATTAATTGAAAGACAAAGTGTAAAATCATATAACCAAGATTGA
- a CDS encoding GNAT family N-acetyltransferase: MKTVTEEHYPLIKQTIKTAPTFVYSILDQIIEGTVYMDTDAYQTLLFHTKSGIYYVYGDASKTSIDQQLVYCFQQAIKQKKRFTLFSYSEQWNIKIEQLLNDKLRKLERYTFTFDETIYNHQEKRGERHYEVKSITDHLINHSLEFDQTYYEEYWDATSNFLENGFGFCLVHKEQIISEAVSIFKSNEYAEIDIMTDSNFRGQGLASSIAETFIDHCLANQLTPCWDCDISNTASIHLGTKLGFTTPQKYAIYTKR, translated from the coding sequence ATGAAGACTGTCACGGAAGAACATTACCCACTTATAAAACAAACAATAAAAACAGCACCAACATTTGTTTATAGTATACTAGATCAAATTATAGAAGGAACTGTCTATATGGATACAGATGCTTACCAAACGTTATTATTCCACACGAAATCAGGAATCTATTATGTATATGGCGATGCAAGTAAGACTTCGATTGATCAACAGCTTGTCTACTGCTTCCAACAGGCCATAAAGCAAAAGAAACGTTTTACCTTATTTTCTTATTCAGAGCAGTGGAATATTAAAATTGAACAATTGCTAAATGACAAGCTTAGAAAATTAGAACGCTACACATTTACATTCGATGAAACTATTTATAATCATCAAGAGAAGCGTGGGGAACGACATTACGAAGTCAAGTCTATTACTGACCATCTTATTAACCATTCACTGGAATTTGATCAGACATATTATGAGGAATATTGGGATGCTACCTCTAATTTCCTCGAAAATGGCTTTGGCTTTTGTTTAGTACATAAAGAGCAGATCATCAGTGAAGCTGTCTCTATTTTTAAATCGAATGAATATGCAGAAATTGATATTATGACAGATTCAAATTTTAGAGGACAAGGATTAGCAAGCAGCATTGCAGAAACATTTATAGATCATTGTCTGGCCAACCAGCTAACGCCTTGTTGGGATTGTGATATTTCGAACACGGCATCCATTCATTTAGGCACAAAGCTTGGTTTTACAACTCCGCAGAAATATGCGATTTATACAAAAAGATAG